The window agtgtcctatcctactcgttcggctaacgaccctccaccaatcaaggaagcggtgagtgagagtggacacccattcaaccggCATTTTATAGGCTAATTTccttataccctccttatagattggcttcgtgaatgaggcctactaacagtaagaccgaattttcttatacatatataatattaaacttttaattatatatatatatatatatatatatatatatatatatatatatatatatatatatatatatatatatacacatacatacatacatacacatataagggtgtattttaaacatttcaatatATATAGTATAACAGTTTTtagtcaaatttaaaattttcgaaattaataCACTTTAAtttaaaatcttaaatattaaaaaccttgatttaataattatccaaaattaaaaaattaattataattattaaatctcATAGGATTAtccattaattaaataaataatttaacctaatctctttatcccctagatttcgaaatttaggAAGGGTTATATCGAAATCATCAGTTAtccatttaaataattaaaagatAATACCTATCCAAACGCTTGATTTTTGAAATCTAATCTTGGGTAAGTATTTTTGAAATTTCTAGGGTTACTAAACCCTAAAAAACTAAATTATGAGGGTTAAAGGAAAGGGTTCAAAAACCCAAATCAAATTCCAAACCTAGGGTTTTGAAACTCTAATTTCGAAAAATCCAACCCCTTGGgaattgccataaaccctaatttgtcaagttcaaTCTATTGTATAAAATCTAATTAAAAAcaaaaccaggctctgataccattgatgggtttctTACAAACAATCCtacgtgtgcatgcaaccctatatttggatctttgttttctctattagaaatacaagcattgaacacaaaattAAAACCCTAATATGCATCTAATAATTCGAAATCTACAAATATTTGATCACATaactttgttgttatatagtaataacaaccaaTTTTTGAAGATCCTTGCTTttgagaacaagtaccacaagcgtagtacctctaatggctcataaacacACTAGGGCaagaggatgaatatgagagagagaggatagaggAGTAACTTGCTTAAAAATTCGGCTCTTATTGGGTTTCAAGAGGTGTGCACGAATTCAATAGCCAAGgggctctatttatacttgaggctagttagggttttaaggtggaaaccctaattccttagcttagggcctaagcaagtccatggacccgTTCCTTAGGGATTGGACGAAAATCTCTAGAACCTTCTAGGGATTTTCCGCTCTCCCAAATaagggtgatccaatggcccaaatccTCAACTATCAAATATTTACAAAACAGATCGTGCACTTTCAAtccgttcctttaatcccaaaaattaattccaaattaatttctaattaaatactaattaataatatgatttctaattaatatattattcttataatatattaataaatcatttttatgcaccaatttattattccaaataataaaatcgacctctctctccctctctctctaatAGTCATCGTGTCTAGTTGCAactgtgaaggcaacccaaaaggaccatgctactatcaaatcaagtacatactaattatagttatcggcttagacacctaatccaaccaaGGGAGCGTTGGAATTGAAGGGGCGATAACGATGATGATGGCAACGACAAAGGATGTAGAACTGCAAATGGTGAACTCAGCTGTATATGTGATGGGGAAGGGTGGAGGAGATCATGAAATAAAACTTGAAGCAATAATTGTTCCTAAATGCATTTTCCCCCATATTAAAAGTCGAGATACAACGATAATGGTGAAAAAAATGGGGATTTTAAAATTAACTATATGGAAGTTAATTTATCATTCGAGATATTTCGATTCAACAAGACTTATATTGGGTCAAAAGTCTGTCAAAAATAAAAGAACTGTATGCATTAGTTAATTGTATATTCAGCTTAAAGGTTTAGatgattttaaatttaatattatttaattagtggtACTTGTACTATCTGCTTAACGGTTTGAACgtctttaaaaaataatattattatattgaatttatttatagaaatagtgagatttgttttataagattgtgtgtgtgtgaatcatCCTTAACGACACCAATTTTCCATTGTGGTCGCAGCTTATGGAGATGCGAATTAGAGCAAGAAACCAATCGGGCTACATAACAGGAAAGAACCCTAAGCCCTCTGGAGACGAAGCATAAATCGAAGCTTGGATGATTGAAAATAACAGGGTCAAAAGCTGGTTGATTGATTCAATGAGCCCACACCTGATTCGCCGTTTCATAAGGCTTCAAACTGATATAGAGATATGGTCGGCGGTAAGAAAAACTTTTTATGATGGCACGGATGAGACGCAACTGTTCGAATTGAATCGAAGGTCATTCTCAACTCACCAGAATGGGAGGGAATTACCCACGTATTACAATGAATTGGTCAGTATTTTCCAAGATATTGATATCAGGTTGACGAATCAAGAAGACACAGTAGAAGCAACAGTGGTTGTGAATAAGACCTTGTCACGTCTTAGAGTTCACATCTTCTTAATAGGGTTGGACAACGAGTTCAATTAGGCTCGAAGTGAAGTCTTGCGAAAGGATCCACCTTTGGATCTTGAGTCTTGTTAtgcctgttggataaggtgtctaagtccataacttatttggtacatacttgacccgacccagcatggtccattcgggttgcacttcacccgaactatttatggataattttatgagagttatacacatatgtttattaatatattgtaagttataatatattaatatgaagttatttaattagtcttagtcttaaattaattatgaattgatttagagattaaaaggaagactaattaaattgtgggctattgttttatatggtgcgagctaacactcatttgttaatgggctaggcttatacggaagtccatggatgatccatggagcttttaacccatggatccttggaaaaggaaaggtcatgggttattagggtttcaccctaatcatgtacactatataagcatgcttatgttgcatgaaatagccactagtgacactagtggtgtgagacttagtggtggccgattccacaagaaagtatactactctctcaaagttttccaagtgtttgtggtgatttgtgattccatttgaggcattcacactattggtgcttggctctcaaactccaaacaatcaaccatcatcaaaaggtatgtatttctacgattacttttatgattcataatccttatgctatgctagttaggaagaaaccttggaaattattatttgcatgtattttagaagaaaacatagatccaaggtttattagggttgcatgcacacttaggaagtgttagattgctcaaaacccaaaaatgCCTACATCAGGAAAGATCAAAGTCAGAGGAAAACCATGGATGAGCCAGCACAGGAACCAGACAGTATGGTTCACATGATGACCAGAAATCGTCCCCAAAAGGGAAAGAAATCGAATGTGAAGGGGAATAGGCTTGTGTGTACTCATTGTGGAGAGGAGGGACACTCAAAATCTTGGTGCTATGAAATAATTGGATATCCAGATTGGTGGGACTTCAACAAGAAACCCAGGAAAAAGGTGAGCCATGCTACAGTAGCCACCTCTCCAGCAAGCGAAACAACAAGCACTCCCATGGCTGCCCACACGTCTTCAAACACTGGTATGTTATGTCATAACCAAACTCAAAATGATAACTAGGTTAGTGACATAGGAGCTACATACCATATAACCAATAATTCTAAAAACAATTTAACAAAATACAATCCAAAACCAACCAGTATACTTACAGCAGATGGGGGAATAGCTCCGGTAACTAGTGAGGGCCACATAAAGATCTCAAATTCAATGGATTTGAACTCTGTTCTTATTGTTCCATCTCTCTCCTCGAATTTATTGTCAGTCAGTCAGATAACGGAAGACTTGAATTGTTACGTGATTTTTTGGCCAAATTACTTTGTTTTTAAGGACATAGTGACTCATCGGATTCTTGGTTATGGTACTAGAAGAGGAAGGTAGTACTATCTGGAAGAAGACAAAAGCATAAGCCAAGCTCATCATGCATGCATCAATCAAGCGAATAAGTCAGTGGtgtggttatggcatcgaagacttggACATTATCTTTCAGTTATCTTAGGAAACTCAAACAGAATTTGTTTTTGAATGTTTTAGAAAGTGAGTTTAAGTGTAGAGTGTCTGAACTAGCGAAAAACACAAAAGTTTCATATGTTCCAAGCATTAATAATAGCTCAATTCCTTTTGTGACATTCATTGATGAATGTACCAGGATGATCTGGATCTCCCTCCTTAAAACTAAGGAAGAATGTTTCATGCCTTTCAAGAAATAATTCACACTATCAAAACTGTCTATTGAAACGAAATCCAAATCTTACAAACAGATAATGGAGGGGAGAATTTCAATAACCAAATGAAACAATTATGTAGAGGAAATAATATTAAACATCAAACCTCGTGTGTAAggacaccacaacagaatggactTGCTGAAAGACGAAATAGACAGATTTTGGAAATAGTAAGAGCATCCTTGTTTTTCATGAAAGTCAAAAGAGAATATTGGGGAGAAGCTGTTAGGTCTGCAGCCTATCTGATGTACAAAACACCTTCCAGTGTGATAGACTTCAAGACTCCATTACAAAAGGTCCAAGAATTATCAGACTTACCAGTTAACTATGGCATGGAACCACGAGTATTTGGATGAACTGCGTATGTACACTAAAACACCGGAAAATGCATGTGACCAGAGATGTCTCTTTtcatgaaactattccacattttGGTAGTGAGTGCACGCTTCAGGGGGAGATAAGAGATGAAGCTGCCACACCCAACAAAATATTGGAACCAGATGAAGATAATTGGCTGGTTGTTGACAGCAACCTAACAGGCATCCACGAAGAGGGGTCTGATCTGAACTTCAGAGATGAAGGGAATTATGAAGAAGAAGATAACAGTTCTGAAAAGTTTGAAGTCCAGGAGTCGAATGTGCTTGACCTACAAGATGAGAGCCTAGATGTTAAACAAGATAGTACAGACCCAATTCAAGTCGAAGAAGTCAATAGTGATGGCGTATATGGTCAACTCAAACGGGAACCAATAATATCTAATAGTTTGAATATTTTGCAGGATAATGAAGCACCACGTTTTCTAGTCAGAAGTACACGAGGAATTCCAAGGAAACAGTACCAAGCATACCTGAACACTAAGTCCAAATACCCTATTGGCAGCTATGTGTCAAGTCAaagatgttggataaggtgtctaagtccataactatttctggtaagtacttgacccgatccgacatggtccatttgggttgcatggcacca of the Lactuca sativa cultivar Salinas chromosome 6, Lsat_Salinas_v11, whole genome shotgun sequence genome contains:
- the LOC111890550 gene encoding uncharacterized protein LOC111890550; amino-acid sequence: MDEPAQEPDSMVHMMTRNRPQKGKKSNVKGNRLVCTHCGEEGHSKSWCYEIIGYPDWWDFNKKPRKKVSHATVATSPASETTSTPMAAHTSSNTESEFKCRVSELAKNTKVSYVPSINNSSIPFVTFIDEYNGGENFNNQMKQLCRGNNIKHQTSCVRTPQQNGLAERRNRQILEIVRASLFFMKVKREYWGEAVRSAAYLMYKTPSSVIDFKTPLQKVQELSDLPVNYGMEPRGEIRDEAATPNKILEPDEDNWLVVDSNLTGIHEEGSDLNFRDEGNYEEEDNSSEKFEVQESNVLDLQDESLDVKQDSTDPIQVEEVNSDGVYG